CGGCCGGTTGGGGCGACTGGTCTACGTGCCGCCGCCGGATGGGCCGGCCCGCGCGGAGATCCTGCGGGCGGCGTCCCGACACGTGCCGCTCGCGCCGGACGTCGACCTGGCCGCTCTCGGCGCGGAGCTGACCGGCTTCTCGGCTGCGGACTGCGCGGCGGTGGTCCGGGAGGCGGCGCTCGCGGCGATGCGGGAGTCCCTGGCCGCCGCCACCGTCACCGCCGCGCACGTGACGGCCGCCCGGGAGCGGGTCCGCCCGTCACTGGACCCGGCCCAGGTCGCCTGGCTCGCCGCGTACGCCGCCGGCCGGGACTGAGCACCGCACCCAACCTTTTGTCGTACCCGGAGCGTTACCAGAGCGGCACGTTCCTCAGTGGAGAGATCCACTCGACGACAGGCGGTGTTCCTCTTGCGCAGGCTGCTCACTCTTCTCGTCGTCCCCCTGGTGGCGGCGGCCACCCTCACCACTGCCGGTTCGGCGGCGACCGCGCACCCGACGCCGTCGTTTCCGTCCCGGATCGCCCTGCCCGACGGGTTCACCCCCGAGGGTCTGACGATCGGCCGGGGCACGACCGTCTACGTCGGGTCCGTCGGAAACGGCGCGGTCTGGCGGGGCGACGTCCGTACCGGGCGTGGCTCGGTGCTCATCCCCGGCGCACCGGGCCGGGAGAAGGCAGGCCTCAAGCTCGACCCGCGGGGCCGGCTGTGGACCGCCGACTTCTCCGCCGGGGCGGCAAGCGTTCACGACGGCGAGACCGGCGCCCAACTTGCCCACTACCAGTTCACCGACGAGCCGGGCAGCATCGTCAACGACCTCGTGATCACCGGACGCGCCGTCTACTTCACCGACTCGGCCCGTCCGGTGCTGTACGTCGTACCGCTGCTCCCGGGTGGTCGGCTGCCCGCCGCCGGCGCCGCGCGGGTCCTGCCGCTGCGCGGCCCGGCGGCGACGCCCGACGCGTTCAACAACGGGATCGTGGCCCTGCCCGACGGTGACCTGCTTGTCGCGCAGATGCTGACCGGCCAGCTGGTACGCGTCGACCCGCGCACCGGCGCGAGCAGTGTCTTCGACCTCGGCGGCTACTCGGTGGACCGGGCCGACGGGCTGGTGCTGCGGGGCCACACCCTCTACGTGATCCGCAACCTGACGAACGTCGTCGCGGTAGTCGGGCTGAACGCCGGCTACACCGCCGGGGTGGTGCGGCGGGAGATCACCAGCCCGGCCCTGCGGTCGCCTGCCACCGGCGACCTGCTCGGCACGGCGCTGTACGTGGTGAACGGCCGGTTCGACGTCGAGCCCGGCCCGGACGTCGACTACGACATCCTCCGGCTCCCGGCCTGATCGAGCGGTCGGCGGTGGCCCTGCCGGGTCACCGCCGACCGTCGAGGGGGTCAGTTCGTGGGGGAAGCCGGCAGTTCAGAGAGCGGGAGGCGTCGAATCCAGGCAGATTTCGGCGCGCACCTTTCCACAGTCCTCGTGCAGTTTCGCGCCGCATTTTTCCAGGACTGCAACAGCGCCGACATTGTCCGCCGTCGTCTCGGCGACCACGAGCCGCATGCCCGCCCGGGCGGCGACGTTGAGCAACTCCCGCAGGGCGGCCGCCCCCACTCCCTGCCCGCGTGCCGAGAGGCCGAGCCACATGCCTGTCTCCACCGTGCCGGGCTCGTCACAGCGCGTCATCCGGATCATGCCAACCACCTCGCCGCCGACGAGGATCGCGTACATCTGGGAGCCGGTCGGGCCGTCCAGGCCGCCGAAGCTCGCCCGGTGGAACTCACGGAACGCCTCCCGGCGGGCGAGCGACCAGCCGGCGGGAGCCTCCACCGGGGGCATCACCTCACCCGGCTCAGCCTCGGCAGCCGCTACGGAGAGCAATGGCTCCAGATTCCGATCGTCCACCGGCTCCAGCCGGACCGCACCCGCCACGTGCCGCAGTCTGCCGCCCTCATCGGCCGAAGTCCACCCCATTGGACATCCACTGGCGGTCCGGCTACCGGTACCGGCCGGTCGGGCGGCCGGGGTGTTCCTCCTCACGCTCCGTTGTCATCCGGCCGGGTCAAACTCGCAGAACACGACCGAGGCGTCGTCGGTGGGCTTGTGCCGACGCAGTCGGTCGGGATGATCGCGTTCGGCATCCCGGACCCGGCCGAGCAGCGCGGCCGGTCCATCGGCGCTCAGCAGGTCCAGCAGTCCCGCCCAGTCGGTCAACCCGAACTGCTCGACCGCGCTGGAGGCGCCGTCGCTGAGCAGCGCCGCCCGGCGCAGGGCCGCCGGTCCTCGCCGGGGCGCCGACCCGGTCACCGCGTGGAAGGCCGCGTCCGGGTCGGCCGCCGCCACCCAGTAGCCGTGGGTGCGGTTCATCCGCTCCCGTTGGACGCCCACAGCGTGCCGGAACCGCGCGACCGGGTCCGCCGTACCGGCCGGCACGGTGGCGACCGTCTGCCGCAGTTCGGCCATCGCCGTGTCCAGTCGGTCGTCGGTCACCACGCTGACCTGCCCGCCTACGTCGAGCACAAGCGGGCTGTCGCAGAGCACGAGGTAGTCCACCTGGTCGCCGCAGTCGCGCAGCAGGCAGACGGTGCTGGACGGGGTGCCCGGATGGTCGAGGTCGCACCGGCCGCCGTGATCGGCGCGAACGGCGAGGATGGCCGCGGCCAGGTTGCTGGTCAGGCGGGCCGCCGGACGGACCGCCTCGGCCACACCGAGCCGGGCGGCCAGGTGGCGGACGTACCACTCCGGTCCGTGGACGCAGCCGGTGTCGAAGCCGTCCGGCACCGTCGCGCCGTCCAGAACACCGACCAGCGGGCCGAACCGGAAGACCAGATCCTCGTTGACCGGCCGGCCCGGCGCCGGCGCCGACGCGGAGCAGACCCGCATCATCGCCGCGGCCCCGCCGGTTTGCTGCCCCTCATAGCGCGCTCCCTCCGTCGGCCCGTGCCGCACGACGGCTGCCGGGACGCCGACCTCGCGTACCCCCGGGTCCCTGCCGCAATCCTGCGCCGGCCGGGTATCGCGGCAACAGGCGTTCCTGCGGTGGTGACCGGCGGTAGCGTGACAGATGTCTGGCCTGGGCGGTGTCCCTTCGCAGGTGG
The DNA window shown above is from Micromonospora lupini and carries:
- a CDS encoding GNAT family N-acetyltransferase, which gives rise to MAGAVRLEPVDDRNLEPLLSVAAAEAEPGEVMPPVEAPAGWSLARREAFREFHRASFGGLDGPTGSQMYAILVGGEVVGMIRMTRCDEPGTVETGMWLGLSARGQGVGAAALRELLNVAARAGMRLVVAETTADNVGAVAVLEKCGAKLHEDCGKVRAEICLDSTPPAL
- a CDS encoding SMP-30/gluconolactonase/LRE family protein → MFLLRRLLTLLVVPLVAAATLTTAGSAATAHPTPSFPSRIALPDGFTPEGLTIGRGTTVYVGSVGNGAVWRGDVRTGRGSVLIPGAPGREKAGLKLDPRGRLWTADFSAGAASVHDGETGAQLAHYQFTDEPGSIVNDLVITGRAVYFTDSARPVLYVVPLLPGGRLPAAGAARVLPLRGPAATPDAFNNGIVALPDGDLLVAQMLTGQLVRVDPRTGASSVFDLGGYSVDRADGLVLRGHTLYVIRNLTNVVAVVGLNAGYTAGVVRREITSPALRSPATGDLLGTALYVVNGRFDVEPGPDVDYDILRLPA